The Manis javanica isolate MJ-LG chromosome 4, MJ_LKY, whole genome shotgun sequence genome contains a region encoding:
- the GOLPH3L gene encoding Golgi phosphoprotein 3-like isoform X7 → MATAQLQRTSTSALIFPHKISTEQQSLVLVKRLLAVSVSCITYLRGIFPECAYGTRYLDDLCVKILREDKNCPGSTQLVKWMLGCYDALQKKYLRMVVLAVYTNPEDPQTISECYQFKFKYTTNGPIMDFISKNQSSESNMSSADIKKASILLIRKIYILMQNLGPLPNDVCLTMKLFYYDEVTPPDYQPPGFKDGDCEGVIFEGEPMYLNVGEVPTPFHTFKVKVTTEKERMENIDSTILSPKQLKTPLQKILMDKDDLEDEQEHYVNDDFDIETKMEEQKKKPRSSEFGEPNIVCEKDEMMRSKESPDLSISHSQVEQLVSKTSELDVSESKTRSGKIFQNNMANGNQPVKSSKENRKRSQLESGKTVLHHFDSSSQESVPKRRKFSEPKEHI, encoded by the exons ATGGCCACTGCACAACTGCAAAGAACTTCCACG AGTGCGTTGATATTTCCCCATAAGATATCAACTGAGCAGCAGTCTTTAGTATTAGTGAAGAGGCTCCTAGCAGTTTCAGTATCCTGCATCACGTATTTGAGaggaatatttccagaatgtgCTTATGGAACAAGATATCTAGATg ATCTTTGTGTCAAAATTCTGAGAGAAGATAAAAATTGTCCAGGGTCTACACAGTTGGTGAAGTG GATGCTAGGATGCTATGAtgctttacagaaaaaatat CTAAGGATGGTTGTTCTAGCt gtatACACCAATCCAGAAGATCCTCAA ACAATTTCAGAATGTTACCAATTTAAATTCAAGTACACCACTAATGGACCAATCATGGACTTCATAAG TAAAAACCAAAGCAGTGAATCTAATATGTCATCTGCTGACATCAAGAAAGCAAGCATTCTCCTCATTCGCAAGATTTATATCCTAATGCAAAATTTGGGACCTTTACCTAATGATGTTTGTTTGACCATGAAACTTTTTTACTACGATGAAG TTACACCCCCAGATTACCAGCCTCCTGGTTTTAAGGATGGTGATTGTGAAGGAGTGATATTTGAAGGGGAGCCTATGTACTTAAATGTGGGAGAGGTACCAACGCCTTTTCACACTTTCAAAGTAAAAGTGACCACTGAGAAAGAACGAATGGAAAATATTGATTCAACTATATTATCACCAAAACAATTGAAAACACCACTTCAAAAAATTCTTATGGACAAAGATGATCTAGAAGATGAACAGGAGCATTATGTAAAT GATGATTTTGACATTGAAACTAAAatggaagaacagaaaaaaaaacctagatCTTCTGAATTTGGGG aaccAAATATAGTTTGTGAGAAAGATGAAATGATGAGGTCTAAAGAAAGCCCAGATCTTTCAATTTCTCACTCTCAG GTTGAGCAGTTAGTCAGTAAAACATCTGAACTTGATGTGtctgaaagcaaaacaagaagtggaaaaatctttcaaaataacaTG GCTAATGGAAATCAACCAGTAAAATCTTCTAAAGAAAATCGCAAGAGAAGTCAACTGGAATCTGGGAAAACA GTCCTTCATCACTTTGATTCTTCTAGTCAAGAGTCAGTGCCAAAGAGAAGAAAGTTTAGTGAACCAAAGGAACATATATAA